The Polyangia bacterium genome has a segment encoding these proteins:
- the metF gene encoding methylenetetrahydrofolate reductase [NAD(P)H] — protein MKIGRLFEGHGRAEASPRRAFSFEFFPPKTDAGVTALEKTIRDLSDLAPSFVSVTYGAGGSTRQKTVDLVQWIQREAHILAMAHLTCVGADEAEIGRVLDGLVDAGIENIMALRGDPPAGQATFTQTAGGFAHASDLVAFIRRRFGDRLCVGGAAYPEGHLECRDMDRDIANLKAKVDAGLDFVVTQLFFDNRFYFDFVARARAAGIRVPIVPGIMPIRNLAHVERMTKLCGASIPAALFAELDRSRSDEAAVAALGVAHATAQCVELLNQGAPGIHFYTLNQSPATRVILTALKAAHLA, from the coding sequence GTGAAGATCGGCCGGTTGTTTGAAGGACACGGGCGCGCCGAGGCGTCGCCCAGGCGCGCCTTCTCGTTTGAATTTTTTCCGCCCAAGACCGACGCGGGCGTGACCGCGCTGGAGAAAACCATTCGTGATCTTTCCGACCTGGCGCCGTCGTTCGTCTCGGTGACCTACGGCGCCGGCGGTTCCACCCGGCAAAAGACAGTGGATCTGGTGCAGTGGATCCAGCGCGAAGCGCACATCTTGGCGATGGCCCATCTGACCTGCGTGGGCGCCGACGAAGCCGAGATCGGCCGGGTGCTGGATGGTCTGGTCGACGCCGGCATCGAGAACATCATGGCCTTGCGAGGCGATCCGCCGGCGGGCCAGGCGACGTTCACCCAGACCGCGGGCGGCTTTGCCCATGCGTCGGATCTGGTGGCCTTCATTCGCAGGCGCTTCGGCGATCGGCTGTGCGTGGGCGGCGCCGCTTATCCCGAGGGCCACCTGGAATGCCGGGACATGGATCGCGACATCGCCAACCTGAAGGCGAAGGTCGATGCCGGCCTGGACTTCGTGGTCACCCAGTTATTTTTCGACAACCGGTTCTATTTCGACTTCGTGGCCCGGGCGCGCGCCGCCGGCATCCGCGTGCCGATCGTTCCCGGGATCATGCCGATCCGAAATTTGGCCCACGTCGAACGCATGACCAAACTTTGCGGCGCCAGCATTCCCGCCGCGCTGTTCGCCGAGCTGGATCGCTCACGCAGCGACGAGGCGGCGGTGGCGGCGCTGGGCGTGGCCCACGCAACCGCCCAATGCGTGGAGCTTTTGAACCAAGGCGCGCCGGGAATTCATTTTTATACGCTGAACCAGTCACCGGCGACGCGCGTGATCTTGACCGCCCTCAAGGCAGCCCATCTGGCCTGA
- a CDS encoding acyl-CoA dehydrogenase family protein: MPSFDFTDEQQQLIDTAREFTRKEIIPVASALDEEGKFPREICDRAFETGLMNCELPEKYGGLGLSCLSHSLVLEEISYGCTGVNTTLAGNMLGAMPIILAGTEEQRRHYFARLLAKPIFAAYCCSEPDAGSDVAGMKTKYRRVGDEYVITGQKRWITNGGMADFYTVFAREEGTQRHKGITCFVVDRATPGVSVGKKENKMGQRCSNTTDVIFEEVKVGKANVVGPEGDGFKVAMRTFDRTRPWIAAGAAGIIRRALEESRAYALERKTFGVPIAQHQAVQFMLADMAIAYESTRLLCHKAAWAIDSGKIDSIVSSYAKAHGADSAMRVATDAVQIFGGYGYTKEYPVEKLMRDAKLLQIYEGTSQIQRMVIARNVLS, encoded by the coding sequence ATGCCCAGCTTCGACTTCACCGACGAGCAGCAGCAGCTGATCGACACGGCCCGCGAGTTCACGCGCAAGGAGATCATCCCCGTCGCCTCCGCCCTGGATGAAGAAGGAAAGTTCCCGCGCGAGATCTGCGACAGGGCCTTCGAGACCGGCCTGATGAACTGCGAGCTGCCTGAAAAATACGGCGGCCTGGGCCTGTCCTGCCTGTCGCACAGCCTGGTGCTGGAGGAAATTTCCTACGGCTGCACCGGCGTCAACACCACCCTGGCCGGCAACATGCTGGGCGCCATGCCGATCATCCTGGCCGGCACCGAAGAGCAGCGGCGGCACTACTTCGCGCGCCTGCTGGCAAAGCCGATCTTCGCCGCCTATTGCTGCTCCGAGCCCGACGCTGGTTCGGACGTGGCCGGCATGAAGACCAAATACCGGCGCGTCGGCGATGAATACGTCATCACCGGGCAAAAGCGCTGGATCACCAACGGCGGGATGGCGGACTTCTACACGGTGTTCGCCCGCGAAGAAGGCACGCAGCGCCACAAAGGAATCACCTGCTTCGTCGTCGATCGGGCCACGCCCGGGGTGTCCGTCGGAAAAAAAGAAAACAAGATGGGACAGCGCTGTTCCAACACCACCGACGTGATCTTCGAAGAGGTGAAGGTCGGCAAGGCCAACGTGGTCGGCCCCGAGGGCGACGGCTTCAAGGTCGCCATGCGCACCTTCGATCGGACCCGTCCGTGGATCGCCGCCGGCGCCGCCGGGATCATCCGCCGCGCGCTGGAGGAATCACGCGCCTACGCCCTCGAGCGCAAGACCTTCGGCGTGCCGATCGCCCAGCACCAGGCGGTGCAGTTCATGCTGGCCGACATGGCCATCGCCTACGAATCGACGCGCCTGCTTTGCCACAAGGCCGCCTGGGCCATCGACAGCGGAAAGATCGACAGCATCGTCTCCAGTTACGCCAAAGCCCACGGAGCCGATTCGGCCATGCGGGTGGCCACGGACGCGGTGCAGATCTTCGGCGGCTACGGCTACACCAAGGAATACCCGGTCGAAAAGCTCATGCGCGACGCGAAGCTCTTGCAGATCTACGAAGGCACCAGCCAGATCCAGCGCATGGTGATCGCGCGGAACGTCCTGAGCTAG
- a CDS encoding LamG domain-containing protein codes for MGKSKFRPAVVILSMPLIAGILSYGCSGGGSSPPAATGGMNGSGGAPGSGGDNASGGAISTGGGGAGGSVMGSGGAVSDGAVVDVTGTDVIDGPGQIDASGEGIGRNCAGNAISLSSNGTGTASDAAQARVIIDLMTDLPIGNANRTVEFWAFIKPTDWVGESNQLYFYGATGANTTFGMDFGTFAVSGMANNHATLDPFAAFSDDSTNYLSIDSTSAQWVQIAMIWDGTAVKTYVNGALRITSMRAGAPAALATGRSTLSLGCNPTNKLCFNGMFDELRIWNVARSAAEIMATFDKPLVGNEPGLIGYWKFDEAPGSPTAADSVTTGGHMAHPGTPMATSTNERPTFVIPMSSPPLVCP; via the coding sequence ATGGGTAAATCCAAGTTCCGTCCAGCTGTGGTCATCCTTAGTATGCCTTTGATTGCCGGCATCCTTTCGTATGGATGTTCGGGCGGGGGTAGTTCGCCACCGGCAGCGACAGGAGGAATGAATGGCAGTGGGGGGGCTCCCGGTAGCGGCGGAGACAATGCCTCTGGAGGCGCGATTTCTACCGGTGGTGGCGGGGCCGGCGGCAGCGTCATGGGTTCTGGCGGGGCTGTCTCCGACGGTGCAGTCGTCGATGTCACTGGGACTGATGTGATTGATGGTCCAGGTCAAATCGATGCGAGCGGCGAGGGCATTGGGCGGAACTGTGCTGGCAACGCCATATCACTGTCATCGAACGGTACCGGCACAGCGAGCGACGCCGCCCAAGCTCGGGTGATCATCGACCTGATGACTGATCTACCGATCGGTAACGCCAACCGTACGGTCGAGTTCTGGGCGTTCATCAAACCCACTGACTGGGTCGGCGAGTCAAACCAACTCTACTTCTACGGCGCAACAGGCGCGAACACCACCTTCGGAATGGACTTCGGTACGTTTGCCGTCAGCGGCATGGCAAATAACCACGCGACCCTCGATCCGTTCGCAGCATTCAGCGACGACAGCACGAATTATCTCAGCATTGATTCAACTTCCGCCCAATGGGTGCAAATCGCGATGATCTGGGACGGAACCGCCGTGAAGACCTATGTGAACGGCGCTCTCCGCATTACCAGCATGCGCGCAGGTGCCCCAGCCGCACTTGCTACTGGCAGATCGACCCTGAGCCTCGGTTGCAATCCGACGAACAAGCTCTGTTTCAACGGCATGTTCGACGAGCTCAGAATCTGGAACGTTGCCCGAAGCGCCGCAGAGATCATGGCCACCTTCGACAAGCCATTGGTTGGCAATGAGCCGGGCCTGATAGGATATTGGAAGTTCGACGAGGCACCAGGATCCCCAACCGCCGCCGATTCCGTCACTACCGGCGGCCACATGGCTCATCCGGGGACGCCGATGGCCACCAGCACGAACGAGCGACCAACCTTCGTCATCCCAATGTCGTCTCCGCCACTCGTCTGTCCGTGA
- the eno gene encoding phosphopyruvate hydratase, whose product MTIARQAIIESVLAREILDSRGNPTVEVDVTLESGIIGSAAVPSGASTGEHEALELRDGDKNRYQGKGVRKACENVASLLGPVVCGRDAFDQAGLDLAMLAVDGTPNKGKVGANAMLGVSMAVARAAADELSVPLYKYLGGPAGRVLPVPLMNIINGGAHADNSLDFQEFMIVPKGAPTFAEALRAGAEVFHTLKKLLHDRKASTAVGDEGGFAPDLPGAEAALSVIVDAIEKAGYKAGKDVSVALDVASSELWDATKKTYSLEGEGKELDGKGLVEFYRKLCEQFPIVSIEDGMAENDWDGWVALTKALGDRVQLVGDDLFVTNVERIKTGIEKGASNSVLIKVNQIGTLTETLQSVEMSHRNGWTTIISHRSGETEDTFIADLAVAVRSGQIKTGSLARSERVAKYNRLLRIEQELGAAAIWGGSLGRL is encoded by the coding sequence ATGACTATTGCACGGCAAGCGATCATTGAAAGCGTACTGGCGCGCGAGATCCTCGATTCGCGCGGCAACCCCACCGTCGAGGTCGACGTGACGTTGGAGTCCGGGATCATCGGCAGCGCCGCCGTTCCATCGGGTGCGTCCACCGGCGAGCACGAGGCGCTGGAGCTGCGCGACGGCGACAAGAATCGATACCAGGGCAAGGGCGTGCGCAAGGCTTGCGAGAACGTCGCCTCGCTGCTGGGCCCGGTGGTGTGCGGGCGCGACGCTTTTGATCAGGCCGGCCTTGATCTGGCCATGCTGGCCGTCGACGGAACCCCGAACAAGGGCAAGGTCGGCGCAAACGCGATGCTGGGCGTGTCGATGGCGGTGGCGCGCGCGGCGGCCGACGAGCTGTCGGTGCCTTTGTACAAGTATCTCGGCGGGCCGGCGGGCCGCGTGCTGCCGGTGCCGCTGATGAACATCATCAATGGCGGCGCGCACGCCGACAACTCGCTCGACTTTCAAGAGTTCATGATCGTGCCCAAGGGCGCGCCGACCTTCGCCGAGGCGCTGCGCGCCGGCGCCGAGGTGTTTCACACGCTGAAAAAGCTTTTGCACGATCGCAAGGCCTCGACCGCCGTCGGCGACGAGGGCGGCTTCGCGCCCGACCTGCCGGGCGCCGAGGCGGCGCTGTCGGTGATCGTCGACGCCATCGAGAAGGCCGGTTACAAGGCTGGCAAGGACGTCAGCGTGGCCCTGGACGTGGCCTCCAGTGAGCTGTGGGACGCCACCAAGAAGACCTATTCGCTGGAAGGCGAGGGCAAGGAGCTGGACGGCAAAGGCCTGGTTGAATTTTACCGCAAGCTGTGCGAGCAGTTCCCCATCGTTTCGATCGAAGACGGCATGGCCGAAAACGACTGGGACGGCTGGGTGGCGTTGACCAAGGCGCTTGGCGATCGCGTGCAGCTGGTGGGCGACGATCTGTTCGTCACCAACGTCGAGCGCATCAAGACCGGCATCGAGAAGGGCGCCTCGAACAGCGTGCTCATCAAGGTCAACCAGATTGGCACGTTGACCGAGACGTTGCAGTCGGTCGAGATGTCCCACCGCAACGGCTGGACCACGATCATCTCGCACCGCTCGGGCGAGACCGAAGACACCTTCATCGCCGATCTGGCGGTGGCGGTTCGCTCCGGCCAGATCAAGACCGGCTCGCTGGCGCGGTCCGAGCGCGTGGCCAAGTACAACCGCTTGCTGCGCATCGAACAGGAGCTGGGCGCGGCCGCGATCTGGGGCGGCTCGCTGGGCCGTCTGTAA
- a CDS encoding CcmD family protein — protein sequence MIRQTRQALAAAGVFLFSLLAPAMAAAQEFQKVEGRVVDEIPAVPFVGYAYGFIWIAVLVYVVYVARGLSRVNGEIDQLRRKVDGGGTAGAAGAREAGRQ from the coding sequence ATGATCCGACAAACCCGACAAGCGTTGGCCGCCGCCGGCGTGTTCTTGTTTTCGTTGCTGGCGCCGGCCATGGCCGCCGCGCAGGAATTTCAAAAGGTCGAAGGCCGCGTGGTCGACGAGATCCCGGCGGTGCCGTTCGTCGGCTATGCCTACGGCTTTATCTGGATCGCCGTGCTGGTCTACGTGGTGTACGTGGCGCGAGGATTGAGCCGGGTGAACGGCGAGATCGACCAGCTTCGGCGCAAGGTGGACGGCGGCGGCACCGCCGGCGCTGCGGGGGCGCGCGAGGCCGGTCGCCAGTGA
- the clpX gene encoding ATP-dependent Clp protease ATP-binding subunit ClpX: MKQNPRVTERSPILTPRQIFEYLDRYVVGQERAKRTIAIAAYNHLKRCEQKTTGQKRLIKKSNVLLVGPTGSGKTHIARTLATCLDVPFTVADATEYTEAGYYGKDVEVMVGELLHRADQDVERAQRGIVFIDEIDKIARRSQTARTGAGSRDIGGEGVQQGLLKLLEGREIFVPMNVTQHWNKHDFVVMDTQDVLFIAAGTFSDLRLFDEAKTVGFGSSASAETTRNQSRRVSEKELLDYGLLAEFLGRLPVRVELDPLSEQDLFLVMTAPPDSVIREYTALLKMDGVDLRFSEGALRAIANFCIRRKTGARSLRTFIEEICHDIMFDAPERRGETITIDADFALARLDRLGDGIAGDI; this comes from the coding sequence ATGAAGCAAAACCCGCGCGTCACCGAACGTTCGCCTATCCTCACACCGCGCCAGATCTTCGAGTACCTGGATCGCTACGTGGTCGGCCAGGAACGCGCCAAGCGCACCATCGCCATCGCCGCGTACAACCATCTCAAGCGCTGCGAGCAGAAGACCACCGGGCAAAAGCGCCTGATCAAGAAGTCGAACGTACTTCTTGTCGGGCCGACCGGCTCGGGCAAGACGCACATCGCACGCACGCTGGCCACCTGCCTGGACGTGCCGTTCACCGTCGCTGACGCCACCGAATACACCGAGGCCGGTTACTACGGCAAAGACGTCGAGGTGATGGTGGGCGAGCTTTTGCACCGCGCCGATCAAGACGTCGAACGGGCCCAGCGCGGGATCGTCTTCATCGACGAGATCGACAAGATCGCCCGCCGCAGCCAGACCGCCCGCACCGGCGCCGGGTCGCGCGACATCGGCGGCGAAGGCGTGCAGCAAGGTCTGCTGAAGCTGCTGGAAGGCCGGGAGATCTTCGTGCCGATGAACGTCACCCAGCACTGGAACAAGCACGACTTCGTGGTGATGGACACCCAGGACGTGCTGTTCATCGCCGCCGGGACTTTCTCTGACCTGCGGCTCTTCGACGAGGCGAAGACAGTCGGGTTCGGCTCCAGCGCCAGCGCCGAGACCACCCGCAACCAAAGCCGGCGGGTCAGCGAGAAGGAGCTGCTCGACTATGGCTTGCTGGCGGAGTTCCTGGGCCGCCTGCCGGTGCGGGTGGAACTGGACCCGCTGTCGGAACAGGATCTGTTCTTGGTCATGACCGCCCCGCCCGACTCGGTCATTCGGGAGTACACCGCGCTTTTGAAGATGGACGGCGTCGATCTGCGCTTCTCCGAAGGCGCGCTGCGGGCCATCGCCAACTTCTGCATCCGCCGCAAGACCGGCGCCCGCAGCTTGCGCACGTTCATCGAAGAGATCTGCCACGACATCATGTTCGACGCGCCCGAGCGCCGCGGCGAGACCATCACCATCGACGCGGATTTCGCCCTGGCGCGCCTGGACCGCCTGGGCGACGGCATCGCCGGGGACATCTAG
- a CDS encoding GSU2403 family nucleotidyltransferase fold protein: MPFSLFTAHARPLAVLHDDLERYASSQAKVFVGTAGSLIERQNAGGFRFYARSFYDGDGQKREEYVAGPVGSFAAEAAAADVRGRISELKALVPSLRLLGREGYNLVDPRTFATLASLHNHGIFSAGGLLVGSHAYGVLLNRLGVRAAAYATEDVDIARGAALALAHPPEAGLLGMLRDSGIDFVEVPRLERGAPSTSFKQRGRSHFHVDLLVPSPGESFPVVAVPELRAHATGLPHLGYLLTESQRAMVMGREGCCSVRVPLPERFAVHKLLVSRLRVERGTKSDKDIVQASVLCAVLAETQSGAITEALSDVPRRARKRLSQAAESARRFLGSAHPRALEELGSI; this comes from the coding sequence GTGCCGTTTTCACTTTTTACGGCCCACGCCCGGCCTCTCGCTGTGCTGCATGACGATCTGGAACGATACGCCTCGAGTCAGGCCAAGGTCTTCGTCGGTACCGCCGGGTCACTGATCGAGCGGCAGAACGCCGGAGGTTTTCGCTTTTATGCGCGTTCCTTCTACGACGGCGACGGCCAAAAGCGCGAAGAGTATGTCGCCGGTCCGGTCGGCAGCTTCGCCGCCGAGGCGGCCGCCGCCGATGTTCGCGGGCGGATCAGCGAGCTCAAGGCCCTGGTGCCGTCGTTGCGACTGCTGGGGCGCGAGGGCTATAACTTGGTCGACCCGCGAACCTTCGCGACGTTGGCCAGTCTTCACAACCACGGCATCTTCTCGGCCGGCGGCCTGCTCGTTGGATCGCACGCCTACGGCGTCTTGCTCAACCGGCTGGGCGTTCGCGCCGCCGCCTATGCCACGGAGGACGTGGACATCGCCCGTGGCGCCGCGCTGGCCCTCGCTCATCCACCGGAGGCGGGCCTCCTCGGCATGCTGCGCGACTCGGGGATTGATTTTGTCGAGGTTCCGCGGCTTGAGCGGGGCGCGCCGTCGACGTCATTCAAGCAGCGGGGGCGCTCTCATTTTCACGTCGATCTCCTGGTGCCTTCCCCGGGTGAATCGTTTCCCGTGGTCGCTGTCCCGGAGCTTCGCGCCCACGCCACCGGCCTGCCACACCTTGGCTATCTGCTCACCGAATCGCAGCGGGCGATGGTGATGGGGCGCGAGGGCTGTTGCAGCGTGCGCGTGCCCTTGCCCGAGCGATTCGCGGTGCACAAGCTGCTGGTCTCGCGCCTTCGTGTCGAGCGCGGCACCAAGTCGGACAAGGACATCGTGCAGGCATCCGTTCTTTGCGCGGTTCTCGCGGAAACACAATCGGGGGCGATCACTGAAGCGCTTTCGGACGTTCCGCGGCGCGCCCGGAAGCGGCTGTCGCAGGCCGCAGAATCGGCGCGGCGTTTTCTCGGCTCAGCTCATCCCCGCGCCCTGGAAGAGCTGGGCAGCATCTAG